Genomic segment of Coffea arabica cultivar ET-39 chromosome 1e, Coffea Arabica ET-39 HiFi, whole genome shotgun sequence:
CATCCAAACAATCAATTTTACTCTGTTTTCTCCTTATTCTGAACTCTATCTTTCCTATCATTTTTGTTCTCTTCTTCCCCCATGCttcttctctttcctctctttctaTCTTCCTCAGTTCCTTAATTCTTCAGCCCAAATCATTACATTTTGCTCTTTGGGCACTTCGGCCTTTAGttatcttttttcaaaaaaatagctcattatacatatatatattattagaattaatctttcctacactgataCTGTCAGTATTAGATGAATGACAAAtatgtaaattttaaatttaaaatttaacttttgtacATATATAATGAATTCAACAATGATAATATATACAATATCAGTACACGTAAGATTTactcattttgttattattgttgttgttccTATCCAGCAAAAGTATCTACACCAATCTTGGGCTTTAGCTATCTCTCCTGTCACGTTCACTATTGCTTGCCAAGGCCGATAGCTATCGCTCGTGCGATTCGAGGGTACACATTCACCATTACCTATCGAAGGCAGTCGAGGACATTCACCATTAACAGGTCGGGCTTTTGAAATGTCCAAGCCTAGGTCCATATGAAAACATCATAATCAGGTTGGGTTTTTAAAAAGGAAGGCCCAAACTCAATTCTTTATGATATCAGGTTTGGGGCAAAATAAACGAAGTGGCGTCAATTCTAAAATTCATACTTTAAGATAATAAGATAATAAAAAATCCtacttacattaaaaaaaaatcaccaaaattacAAACTTTTAATTAAATACAACAAAGTTTAAATAATTAACACGAGAATTATCTTAATTGGGATTACAAACTTGGTAAATAAtgttaaattttaaataattagtaATATATACTGTAAATGTTAATATATTTAACAAATAtctatatttatttcttttaaactcATTATAAAAAGACATGGGCGGGATCACATTGGGCTGAGTTTAGGCAATCCATTTTAACATTGGGCCTATTCTTCAAGCTCAAACCAATTCAGTTCATATACCAATTTAGCCCAGTATTTAAATTTTAGGCCCGGATGCCAGAGCCTGGCCCCTTTGACATCCTAGGTACGACTAttcaaaaagaataagaaatcAACCTCACGATTTTTTGCAGAATTATTCTTTTTATAAAGACTTCACTTTATTTACTCAAATAGACACCCTCTAAATTATCTAAATCGTTTATTACCTTTTTAAATTACTCCCTAATTTTCATTAAATTTCTTTCATTCTCTAATTGCCCCTTACAAAAGTAAACCTTTTACCTATACTATATTAATAACCTGGGAAATAtggaaaattcacaaaaaaaaaaaaaaactttaatgACAACTAAAAATTTGCATTATTAACTAGTAAGTAGCACTTACAATGGTAAATAATTAGCACATAAAATGGTTGTCACTAAGCCTCTGTGTCGTGGCTAAGCATACGAAGACATTCTTGTATTGCATATTTCTTGCCCCTTAACTTCTCGAATTTGTACTCTGCTAATATTCTTCGGCTAACAAGTTAAGGCCGCTACCATTGGAGTTCTTGGAAGTTAATCaatttttttgccaaatttgaagaaaatactAGATCCAATTCCAACTCTTTCCTTACCTGCCCTTTCCTCTATTTATCACTCCCTCAACCCCAACAATGCCTTTCATTACAGTGCAGAAGTTTTTTACGTAGCACATTGGAGCCATGTAATGAAGTTGTATATACAGCCTATCAACTTTGAGCAAGCTATAGTCAATCATGAAATATTATTCTTTTGCACAAAATGAACAGTCATTTGAGCAAATGAAACATTACTATAAACATAACCTGAATTCAAAGAAGCAATATAGGTTTTCAAATAAATTGTTTAGTTATCAAACAGCCTTGTTCAGTTGGAAGTTGGCGAGCTAAAGCACCTAATATCCATTTTGTTTATTCCCAAGCAAACCTCATTGTATTTAAGTCCCTGCCCTGCGCTAGAACCTCATCGCTCAATTTCGAACATCAAATACCAGCATCTAATAATGCCTTATTAGAAGCGTCAATTGTCGGCATATTCCTGCAGGTAAGAGTAATCAATTCAAGGAGCTAGCTGGGAAAGGCTTCCAAAGTGACTCAAATGTGTCTTCTTGCCATAGTCCTTGTTGTGATGCGCTTGACTGGAGCTTTAGCTCAGTCAGGGTGCACCAGCGAGCTCACCAGCTTGTATCCCTGTCTAAGTTACGTCACCGGAAGTTCATCTAAGCCGAGCTCGACCTGCTGTTCACAGCTTGCTGGCGTCGTGTCATCAAAGCCGCAGTGCCTCTGCTTACTTCTAAATGGTGGTGGATCCTCCGTGGGTATCAACATCAATCAAACTCTGGCTCTCTCGTTGCCTGGTGCTTGTCAGGTGCAAACTCTCCCAAGCAGCAAATGCAACGGTAACAgtatgaaacttttttttttttttgattaatcATCTgtctttatatatatacatatatagaaCCAATCTAAGACGTAAGTAACATTAGCAGCTGGAAATGTACCAACTTCTTCAACCGCTACACCAGCAACTTCTCCTCCAGCAGAACCGTCAAAAGGATCACCTGACACTCCGAAGATACCATCAGTGTCAGATACTCCAGCAGGTAATTATTCATTGGCGCATTTCAATTTTGAAGTCGATCTATAGGTGTACATTTGTTTGTCTTTTCGCTTTTCTGTGTTTTGGGTCCATAACCCTCTCTAAGGAAAAGTTTGTTTCAAGTGTTGAAATGCTGTGTTAATGCAGGAAACGGGTCGAAAACAGTCCCTGCGACAGACGGTTCAACATCTGCCGGAAGCAACATTAATGCCTCATTCCCACTTATAGCTCTCTTTCTCTTCGTTGCGTCCTGCGTTCTATCTGGAGCAGGGTTCTGAACATTAATTGGACAATGCCTTGAATTGTAGGTGACGATTAGTATCGTAATAATGTCTCCTTTCTCTGCCATGAAGGAACAGAAGACCATTGATTCCATATTCTTTCTTCATCGTGTTCAATTCTTGGAGTGACGGTGATTGGcctagtgtgtgtgtgtgcgtgtgtttTTAATACATATAAAAAAAATCTGCTTTTGGGATTTGATTTAGTAGGAGTCGGATGGCTACTGCTGTACCTGGATTAATTATTTATGAAAAGATAGTTAGTATCTATTACTTtcttttgtcatcataagaagATGAGCCGAACCCATTATTCAGAATCAATTTGTATATTCAATCCATTAGCATGCATACACACATCTggctttcaagaacttcaaaacATGGCAATAATCAGATTAATGAGGCAGATAAGTGGCATCAACCCCAAAATGGACCGAAATCTGATCCATCACCTTGCACCAGTCCTACATAACACGTTTCATCCGCAACTCTGACAGACTGATACCACGACTCCTTAAACCGCTTGATTTGTGACTTAATTAATTGTTAAAGTTAATTAATTTCATCCCCGCTAATACGAGACATTTTTTGGGCACTATTCAGTAACCAATCGGGTGAAACTATAAAGGACTGACTTCGGGGGGTCAAAACTGTGGTGTGGATCATTGTAAAATGCCGGCGTTAAAGCCGGCATTGCGCCTTGTGCCTGAAAAGGCCGAGACTTGAGACATTTCATTTGTTGCGatgttgatatatatatatatatatatatatatatatataaagtactGTGGCAGCACTTTGTTTTCGAACTTAAAACGATCCCAACTTCCGTGACAGGTTGCAAACCCGCCAATGGGAATGTAATATATTGTTGTGTTCTTCAGAAAGacttgatcaaaacaaggactTTTTTGTTTCAATCCTTCATCGGtatcttcaaaattttcagaatAGTGTTAAAGCAATATATGCATCtggttgtaattttttttttcacttaggAATATCCTAATCTTTTGATCATGCTAATTCTCTAAAACTATGTAGAGTCTTGTCTAACAATAAAGCCATTACATTCTTCATCTTCTAGGGTATGGGTGGATCATAccaccaatatatatatatatcagaaGCTCCATGTTTCTGGAAAATGACCAATTCCTAGTTCAGAATTGGAAAATCTGTTCAATTAACTACTCATTATTTACACCAAAAAATTACCACATCGTTTTTGTAGTCATCAAATCTTCTCAAAGGATTTGACTCTGTACATGAAGTTACTACTCAACACTCTTCATGGCAAAGGCACTGCACAGTTAGACCTCCATTGTAATATTCGTCATTTCCTCAATAAACTTCTGTTGCTGATTCCGAAGGATTTGAGGCCACATTCTTTAAAAAGCTATCACTAGTCGAGCTTGAAGTTGCTTTGCCCTAATTCCTCCTCCTCCGATACCTTTCAATGGAATGATTTTGCAGGTGATGTTGGGAATTTAAGCAAATCTCCTTTTTGCATATAAACTCTACCTTTCCAGTTTTGTAAATCATATGCCATATAGTTGTAGGCTCGGTAAACATTTTGATTGGGATGTTGAATACCTACTTTccattttaaatattatttttctgCCTTTTATTCAAGCTAaatatagaaaaagaaaagaaagcgaTTTCTCAGAACTCATAATCCCTGATTTCCAACTCTGATTACGGGCAAAAGCAATAATTCGTCTTGCATATGTTATTGGAAAAGTCGATTTGGTGCAAGAGGACCCCATTCTTGCTCACTAATTGATGAATGGGACTACCTGCTCCCGTCAAAGAGTAGAGTCAAGTATCCATTCAGTTGTAAGGTACAACTAAGAAGTTCACCAAATACATAATTTAAAACTCTCGCTATCGCAATGACATAACAAGCTTCGAAATGTACAATTCCAAAACTTGGCTTTCGAAACCATTTTCCTTccaatcaaaaaacaaaaagaaaccaTTTTCCTGAATTTTTTTGTCACTTAATCTTCAACATCTTCGCACAGTTTAGTTAACGAAGATACACTGATTTAGGAAAAGTTGGCCAACCAGATTACCAATCAATACCATCTCCCCTCGAAATTTCTTGTATAAATGCATTGCCATGTTTCGGTTGACAGCACCCCATTCCCAGTTCTGACAATCAACACACCTTGATTTCAAGCCTAACTGCTTAAACCATTTTCTCCCTAATTTTCCTGGAAGAAGTTGAGACAATATTCATCATGGCATCGAAAAGAACTGAGACGTGCTTGGTCCTGGTTCTAGTGCTCATCCTATCGCTATGGAGTGGAGCAAAAGCTCAATCAGGTTCCAGCTGCGCTAACACACTCGTGGGCTTGTCCCCGTGTCTAAGTTATGTCACCGGAAATTCATCAACACCATCTCCAGCGTGTTGTACACAGCTTGCCGGCGCGGTTCAATCGGCCCCGCGTTGCCTTTGTACTCTGACCAATGGAGCCAGCAATTTTATGGGTCTCAATATCAATCAAACTCTTGCCCTCGCACTTCCTGGAGCCTGCAACGTGCGAACCCCTCCAATTAGCCAGTGCAATTGtcagttccttttttttttttttttgactaaatgaTCATACTGTTTTATACGATTATTATGTAATGAGTAATGATTTTGAATGGGCTAACGATGCCGCTGTTCACAGCTGCTGCTAATGGACCAGCAAGCTCTCCAGCAAGTTCGCCAGCGGCTGCCCCTGCGGCAACCTCTCCAGCAAGTCCTTCAGCGGACGCTCCTCAGACAACCCCGGAGAGTCCAACTACACTTCCGGCGAATCCAACTACAGCTCCTCCCCTTCCTTCAGGTACACAAAACAGTTCCAAGCATAAATgcaattattaattttccccTGAAGTTTCAAGTTACCAGCAAGTCTTGCGTAACTACTTCGACTTATTTCTTTCCGACTGTCCTCTCCAAACCCAGTTAATTAAAGCTTAATCTTCCATCTACTTTTCCGgcgagaaaagaaaagaaatgcatGTAACTAAACTAGTTCAATGCATCAATAATATGATGCAGGAACTGTTAGTGAAATAATAAAAGATATAGGCTGATACACAATAGAGAAGAATAAATACAacccagaaagaaagaaatgattgaaaataacaataataacaacTGTCTCCCAGGATACAACGGATTAAAGGTGAGTATGTCAGCACCCAACGTTCTAGCGAACTCGAACTTAGAGCAATATGAAACACttcaaaagatgcaagaaggaaaaagagagagagcgcATTCTTTTGAAACAAAAGAGATATTTATAGATGCTAGCGACTGTTAGAAATTGGCaacaagtgttaaattccaGATAATTATCTTCACGTTTATCAAAGGATCACATTCATGTACATACATGTATCTCAATAAGATAACCCCAAATGAATCCTATCCAAAATCATGTATCAATAATTAATACACATGAATCCTATCCAAAATCATGTATCAATAATTAATATACATGATAGATAATTATCCTGAATTCTTTCAAGAGTGCCATTATGAGAACAATTTTCTCATTCACTCTACAATGAATATAGCCATTTTTCCAACAGGAACAACATCAAAGGCAGTCCCAGCAGCCCCTGGAAGCACATCTGATGGAAGCCTCGTGAAGCCAGCTCTTTTCCTCCTCCTCGCTGCATTGGCTTCAACTGCTGTCTTCGATTTGTGAACTTCTTAATTGCGGACTTGATTCATTCTCGATCTGTTATTGCTAATGAGCGGCCCCATCCCCCCATCTTTCCAGCTGACCAAGTGGTGGTTATTTATAGTAATTTCTTTTCCTCTGGCCTGGAGGCTACTTCGGGGTTACCTATTTGTAATTGCTGCTTATTTCTATGGAATTTCACGAAATTTGTTGTGTGTTGAATGAATAAAAGAACATGGATTATTTTTTCACGAAATCTGTTATCCTATTTTTGGCTAAATGGCCCTAGATAGAACCCATAAACGTACATGGGACATGTTTCATAAACATTGGTCAAGATGAAAGCATTCGCCGGCAGTTCTGTAAGAAgtgttgaaaatccatttctGCAGCCAATTGTCACAAGGCAGTACTATGAAACTCTCAAGAATGCAATGACACTTGTGAGAATCATATTTTGCTTATGCTAGATATAGAATGTGGAAATATAGGCAAACTAATTTAGTCAACCATACACAAAGTTGAATCAATACTTGTTCAGAGTCGAGCCATATTTATCCAACGTTGCGGGTCAAATCTGTTCGCAAATGCTGAGGAAAAAtgaagtttctttttttttttttttttgcccatgAGATTACCGTTAAGTCACGTAAATATTCcaaactccattttcaaaatacaAACTTTTTTCCCCAAGAAATGAGCATGAAACATTCTGAACACCAAAAACCATCGTCCAAGAAAAGGTACAAAAACATTAAATCTCTAATATTAAGACATCAACCCCCCGAACCCACCTCTCTGAGAAATTTTATCTGATACATAGATGGTTTGGAATGGATCATGATGGATATGGAATTTGATTGGTAAGTAGTTCAACTCAACCATGGGTTGCATCAAGAATTTTTAATAAAGTCGATGTCATCTTGTGAGATTGCAGTCTCCTTGTACCATAATTCGACTAATCTGAATTGATAccacataaaatttttttttttaaatctgaaatctttGAATACTGTCTGCACGGTTTGCACCGCAGTGAATGAATGGCCAAGCCTCCTTACCcagaaaaaagacaaaaagaagaagaagaagaagaagaggaagagggaAAGTCCAGTACGTACGCGCATGGTACATACGCTCTGGACATCCTTGGCTTTTACAATCAAACGAAAGAAGCtatcaaaaataaaacaaaaataatcgTACAAGCTTGTGTTGGAAACGTGTAATGGTCcaatattaaaaaaatgtttcaattcacAAATAAATCTATGAAGTCACACGCATTCATAAGCTTCTCCAAGTAAATTGTTTGAAAAAGGCGACAAATTTTGTTGTTTACCAAAGTATCTATAAGAAAGCGGAATAAGTTTGTGATCCAAAAGGCCTTGATCCTCTGTCTTTCACTCTGTTTCTGTAAATCACAAAGAAATTTCAGTGGCAGATCAGTATCCCATTTAACTTTCAGAATTCAAGAAAGCCGTGCATACTCCGCAATATTCCACATTGACAACTTACAACAATTAGAAGCCTAAAGTATCAGATAAGGTGAGACGGCACTGGCAGAATGCAGACATTCTTACAGTACTTTCATCAACCATGGCTCAATCAGATTGCAGCAATGTGATAGTTAGCTTAGCACTACCTTGCTTTGACTACACATAAGGGAACTCCTCAGCCCCCTCTTCGGCGTGCTGCACTCATCTTGCTAGCGTTGCCGTTGTCTGATCACAAGCCCGATGTCTGTGGCGGGTCGTCATCGGAGTGTTAGCATTTAGCTGAATCGGGCCTTGGAACTTCCCCACCCACGTCTTGCAATGTGCCCAACCCCTTCATTACCCGTTGCTATGGTACTATAGAAAATCAAAGGGGCCTCTTCGGAGACATCCGACCACTGGGGACGGTTCCTTGAGGGGAGGGCTCCATTGGAAGTACCAAGTAAGGTAGGAGCGCTCATGCAATCTTTCCCACTGTTACGTTCACAGTTAGATTTTGTGTGTGGAGGTTGAGAATGAGAAAGATGTAAGGAGGGATGTGATAGTATGGAAAAGTCTGAAGTAACGAGCGTTAGGGTAACGAAACTgtttttacctgatataacaggtaaaaacccttttagcgaccatttgattacctATTGTACTGGTCATCTAAATAAAATAGTACCTAAAAATATGGTTAGTAAGGTTTACAttaaaaatagtaagttaactcaagaaattagtaacttttatgtctCAGAAAGCAAATTTGAATAAATATggaactttctttttttttttgaagtaaataACTACTCTATATCTGAAGCTTACTTTTTgaagagtaagtttagttcaaataatagtaagtttttatagattaatagtaaatcttgttgataaaatagtaaatttggttaatcatcaaaacttactagtttgtggcataaatttactattttacttaaagaaacttatatgaaacaagtattaggaagtttatttgaaataatgctaagattttttattaataattgaagcttagtattatagttagtaattactcgtaatgtaaatgtatgatacataattgtacgtatcatttataaatattatatgttttaaacattttaaatatactatgaaaacttatttttttgcatatgaccttataaaatatgtaagaataatttgtcatattataaattttgaattatttttgaatttgtgaAAGGTTAGAAAATTTGGATGACAGTATCAACAAATCTTTCGAGTTATATATAGAATTGCACTTATCTATACATCACAATTTCCATATATGgacacctatgaatataataaaatggtacgcaattttcatatattaatgcctatgaatttattaaaatggtaaaatcttaataaatttattttctgggtcacaagtataaaaattaaagttgtattaacatagcataatctttgaaaattatagtaaaattaccCATATGTTAAGTTCTGTGACTTTCAAACATACGTTGTATCATTTACATTATGGATTTGTATCCATatgttttctatcaaactctttttttattggcaaatggtaagtaaattattataaaaggTCATTTTATAAAAATCATAAGTTTTTATAGATGAACTTTATGTTAActgttaaaattatgaattcacAAATGACTAAATCTGACTACTTTATGGCATATATTAGTCTAAATGactaaaaaattactgtaatcaTGTGCACGTTGATTGTTGAGTTGAAATTTCCTTTATTACTAGTACAAGTTCTTCtaatcaaagcaaaataaaatcaaatatcttttccttttgtatgcAATAGTTATGCTtaatagaaaattattaaaccaaGTTTACAATACATAATTTCGCCTAAAATTAGTAACATTTTCCATGACCTCTAACCTTGTCAATAATACTAACCACCGACATGTAGATAATCTTAAAAGCAAAAGCCATCAATATGACAAAAAAAGAATGTTTTCATGCTGAAcgaaaaaaattgcaattctaTATAGAATcgaagaaattcatcatgaatgaAAATGAATTGCAAAGTTATCACATTTCTAATTT
This window contains:
- the LOC113689989 gene encoding non-specific lipid transfer protein GPI-anchored 26-like isoform X1, whose translation is MASKRTETCLVLVLVLILSLWSGAKAQSGSSCANTLVGLSPCLSYVTGNSSTPSPACCTQLAGAVQSAPRCLCTLTNGASNFMGLNINQTLALALPGACNVRTPPISQCNSAANGPASSPASSPAAAPAATSPASPSADAPQTTPESPTTLPANPTTAPPLPSAIFPTGTTSKAVPAAPGSTSDGSLVKPALFLLLAALASTAVFDL
- the LOC113689989 gene encoding non-specific lipid transfer protein GPI-anchored 26-like isoform X2; the protein is MASKRTETCLVLVLVLILSLWSGAKAQSGSSCANTLVGLSPCLSYVTGNSSTPSPACCTQLAGAVQSAPRCLCTLTNGASNFMGLNINQTLALALPGACNVRTPPISQCNSAANGPASSPASSPAAAPAATSPASPSADAPQTTPESPTTLPANPTTAPPLPSGTTSKAVPAAPGSTSDGSLVKPALFLLLAALASTAVFDL
- the LOC140021618 gene encoding non-specific lipid transfer protein GPI-anchored 26-like isoform X1 — its product is MCLLAIVLVVMRLTGALAQSGCTSELTSLYPCLSYVTGSSSKPSSTCCSQLAGVVSSKPQCLCLLLNGGGSSVGININQTLALSLPGACQVQTLPSSKCNAAGNVPTSSTATPATSPPAEPSKGSPDTPKIPSVSDTPAGNGSKTVPATDGSTSAGSNINASFPLIALFLFVASCVLSGAGF
- the LOC140021618 gene encoding non-specific lipid transfer protein GPI-anchored 26-like isoform X2; its protein translation is MCLLAIVLVVMRLTGALAQSGCTSELTSLYPCLSYVTGSSSKPSSTCCSQLAGVVSSKPQCLCLLLNGGGSSVGININQTLALSLPGACQVQTLPSSKCNAGNVPTSSTATPATSPPAEPSKGSPDTPKIPSVSDTPAGNGSKTVPATDGSTSAGSNINASFPLIALFLFVASCVLSGAGF